TCTTCTGAAATTACCTTTAAATCCGTCAGTTTCGTCCCGTAAAGAACAACGTATTTAGTTCTGTCTGCTAGAAAGTCCGGATTTCACTTCCAAATCCAGTCCATTACTCGGTAACCTTGTGTTTTGCTCACAGAACGACTGTgagaaactgtatcgaatgcctttctGATGTCAAGGTACATGGCATCAACATGGGTGGCCTGGAATTCATAAACGAGCAGACAGGACTGTGTTTCACAAGATCTATGTtcactgaatccatgttgatttttgtagaggagattttttCTCTGCGGAAACTTGATACTGCGTGAGCGTATAACATATTCCACATAACTGTACAATAGAGTGACGGCAATGGGTTTGGCCTGTAATTATGTGTAACTGTGAGACGACCCTTCATAAATACTGGAATGACCAACAGATAACATTATTGCTTTCATTCTCATCATCACCTATAAAACCACAAGCACATACACTCGATAAACTACATTTTAGATGGCATATCAAAACCTTGCAACAGCGTTCCCATGTCATTGAACAACCCTTGTATGCTGCGAGTTTTGTGTGTTATAGCATTGAAGTGATactaatgtattttttgttttgtttttgtttttccacACAGACAAATTTTCTGAGATAGCTGCAACCAACTGCGGGAAATGCGATGCTGTGGAGAAGGACGAGCTCTTCAAGTATTTCGTAAGATTTAGCCACCGCTACGCCGACGCGAGCAAGAAAATCCAGGACAGATACGATCCCACCAGAGAGTACAGGAAGAAGTTTGGAGAATACTGGACCAAGAAGGGCATTGTTTTGTACTGAGAACTTCCGACGAACTCTATGTCACTTTTGTATAAAGCTGATGCTCAATAAAGGCCTCACGTTCCCCTCTTCTTGTTCATTATTGTTTCTGAAAACACCTCCATTTTAtagttaaatgaataaataactgGTTTACTTTACACTTGCGTCTACTAACAGAGTGGGAAGTGGCTGGATCTGAAATCAAAGAAACTAGACAAAAACAACTGGGTATTAGACTTGTGCAATTTTCGATGTAATTAAATTTTATCATGAAACTCGTCTTTCATAAGATAACCAAAACACTCATGTAATTGGTAACGTCATGCATCAGTCTCACAAAAAACTTTTCGTCTTCCCTTAACTATCTATTACACGTTTATGAAACCTTAAATATTAACTGACAATATGAATGATTTTTGCAATCCCAAACGCTTATTTAAATAGACAGTGTGCTATTAAAAGTACCTTAAATTCAACTCATTTGGTACAAAGATACATTCACAAGGAGATATGTTTGGTTATTACGTCTGCAAATCGACGGCGTTAGACTGAAAGTTTAACACAGCGAACATAGTTCTAGAGGGTGCAGACAAAAGTTTGGCAACTTTTCCATACTTCACAAGCATCTTATACTCTGATTACCGACGACGTCATTCTCAGCGATGATTTGTAAAAGCTCTGAACAGTCTCATGTGGATTTTAATAGCATCCTTCATAAAGTATACTGGACAATTTCTGTTAGTTTCCTTCCAGCttttaaacaatttaaacattGTTGCCTGGATAGAGCGTCGCTGGAGGTCACATCGAGTtcttcaagatgatgatgatgatgtttgatttgtggggcgctcaactgcgcggtcatcagcgcccgtactatGTTCcagtctttacacagtccaattttagccATGTTCACGAATGATGATGCCGATGAAATGGTGGGGACATCAAAAGcgtccagtccccgggcagaggaaatccccaacccgcccgggaatcaaaaccgggaccccgtgatccagaggcagtaagaccacaagctgcggacccgAGTTCTTCAAATCAAGAGTCGACTGCACTTGTGTACACTGAACAGTGTCATCCGCGACTTGCTTATCTCCCTAAGCATTCGACCTTCAGCATGTTTCATGCACACTAAATAGTTC
The genomic region above belongs to Schistocerca serialis cubense isolate TAMUIC-IGC-003099 chromosome 6, iqSchSeri2.2, whole genome shotgun sequence and contains:
- the LOC126485163 gene encoding uncharacterized protein LOC126485163, with the translated sequence MRLCVVVLLLGVAPAVLARYFQYLDKFKDMKDDDVIACMAEGQLDRCSDVLRELRDKFSEIAATNCGKCDAVEKDELFKYFVRFSHRYADASKKIQDRYDPTREYRKKFGEYWTKKGIVLY